Proteins from one Ketobacter alkanivorans genomic window:
- a CDS encoding collagen-like triple helix repeat-containing protein → MNRMLVSLLLLVSVTVHAENVLHVKAGETHELADAQSVIAYDKLILEDGAVLMIPNGLEQVQLDAAWAEIGQGVTIMAKGPDGSDGAKGKDAQGQAEECKDGVRGGDAGHGGQGQEGTSITMTLGLAKLGSLVVNSRGGVGGSGGAGGTGQQGGSFDKCNAPAGGDGGAGGDGGDGGNGGQISIVYRLLSGNTVAGPVNNLITIQNGGGKGGDAGAAGAGGAGTEGKYINMRTLTGNRKWMAGGQAGQPGSAGKPGRDGVKGQALIQQDLRDRMDAMIQTQSAQVAALKDQLVTRLAEEKRQVEAAAAQAISALELQVTALKTNMEGTANQSSVDESITSMQQTLQQQSARIDELSAKLEQAMQVMDARMDTLADEVKGLNKRFDELPSTETSQ, encoded by the coding sequence ATGAATCGAATGCTGGTAAGCCTGCTGTTGCTGGTGAGCGTTACTGTACACGCCGAAAATGTCTTGCATGTGAAAGCCGGTGAAACCCATGAATTAGCGGATGCTCAATCGGTGATTGCCTACGACAAACTGATTTTGGAAGACGGCGCTGTGTTGATGATTCCGAACGGGCTGGAGCAGGTGCAGCTGGATGCAGCCTGGGCTGAAATCGGCCAGGGCGTGACTATCATGGCAAAAGGCCCCGACGGTAGTGATGGCGCTAAAGGCAAGGATGCGCAAGGGCAGGCGGAAGAGTGTAAAGATGGCGTGCGCGGAGGTGATGCGGGGCACGGTGGTCAGGGTCAGGAGGGCACATCCATCACCATGACACTGGGGTTGGCCAAGTTGGGATCGCTGGTGGTGAATAGCCGAGGTGGGGTCGGTGGCAGTGGCGGCGCGGGTGGCACCGGTCAGCAAGGGGGAAGCTTCGATAAATGTAATGCGCCTGCTGGCGGTGATGGTGGTGCTGGCGGCGATGGCGGTGACGGAGGTAATGGCGGGCAGATCAGCATCGTGTATCGTTTGTTGAGTGGCAATACCGTAGCCGGGCCGGTGAACAACCTGATCACCATTCAGAATGGCGGTGGCAAAGGTGGCGATGCTGGAGCGGCCGGGGCTGGTGGTGCGGGAACCGAAGGCAAGTACATCAATATGCGTACCTTAACCGGCAATAGAAAATGGATGGCCGGTGGCCAGGCGGGGCAGCCAGGCTCTGCAGGCAAGCCCGGGCGCGATGGGGTGAAAGGGCAAGCCCTGATTCAGCAGGATCTGCGGGATCGGATGGATGCAATGATTCAGACTCAGTCAGCTCAGGTGGCGGCTTTGAAAGATCAGTTGGTCACACGATTGGCAGAGGAGAAGCGTCAGGTTGAGGCCGCAGCAGCCCAGGCAATATCGGCGTTGGAGTTGCAGGTCACGGCGTTGAAAACCAACATGGAAGGCACAGCCAATCAATCTAGTGTCGATGAAAGTATTACGAGCATGCAGCAAACGCTGCAACAGCAAAGTGCCAGAATAGACGAGCTGAGCGCAAAGTTAGAGCAAGCCATGCAGGTAATGGATGCGCGCATGGATACCCTCGCTGATGAGGTGAAGGGGTTGAATAAGCGATTTGATGAATTACCCAGTACAGAAACTAGCCAATAA
- a CDS encoding TorF family putative porin: MLNKQTKMLRLTALSLAVAGAMAIAPTAANAEVSASVGVANMYLWRGVELGNGDAAVSGDLSYSNSGFYTGIWASSGDTNAGSEYDLYAGYGAEFGGVSVDLSVWTYTYANDVTYNDPGELSDAVLSLGFAGLSVTAYDNIAGGDDVEGTAYYTLGYGYDAYSILVGKHDANGVESANMVHVDLSYAYNDNLSFTLSQQIDNILDNGKPKWVVSYSLPIGE; encoded by the coding sequence ATGTTGAACAAACAAACTAAAATGCTTCGCTTGACTGCTCTTTCTCTGGCTGTTGCCGGTGCCATGGCCATCGCACCTACTGCTGCTAACGCTGAAGTTTCTGCGTCTGTTGGTGTAGCTAACATGTACTTGTGGCGTGGTGTGGAGCTGGGTAATGGCGATGCAGCTGTTTCTGGTGATCTGAGCTATTCTAACAGCGGTTTCTACACCGGTATCTGGGCCTCTTCAGGTGATACCAACGCTGGATCAGAATATGACCTGTATGCAGGCTATGGTGCGGAATTCGGTGGAGTGAGCGTAGATCTGAGCGTTTGGACTTACACTTATGCGAATGACGTGACTTACAATGATCCGGGTGAGCTGTCAGACGCCGTGTTATCGTTGGGTTTTGCTGGGCTCAGCGTTACCGCATACGATAACATTGCTGGCGGGGATGATGTTGAAGGTACAGCCTACTATACATTGGGTTATGGCTATGACGCTTACTCCATTCTTGTAGGTAAGCACGATGCTAATGGCGTTGAGTCAGCTAATATGGTTCACGTTGATCTGTCTTATGCCTACAACGACAACCTGTCGTTCACTCTGAGCCAGCAGATTGACAACATTCTGGATAACGGCAAGCCCAAATGGGTTGTATCTTATAGCCTGCCTATAGGCGAATAA